The proteins below come from a single Archangium lipolyticum genomic window:
- a CDS encoding GH1 family beta-glucosidase has translation MTIRFPEGFLWGVSTSSYQIEGGAPDDGRGRSIWDTYCANPGKVANGDTGEVACDHYHRYAEDLDLMRDLGAKVYRFSIMWPRVIPEGVGAINTKGLDFYDRIVDSLLERGMRAWPCLYHWDLPQALQDRGGWTNRDIASWFAEYAALMARRLGDRVENWVTFNEPSVSAWVGHEEGRHAPGLTDPRAAVRAAHHLNLAHGRAVAVLRDLAPRTGVGVVLPIHKARPLPQFKERDGHLPALFEDKWNGAFLDPIYHGRYPASVAERFAEHVRDGDLAEIHRPIDFLGVNHYFPSYVRTATQGAWPFEHSDPPFFFRRTEMNWAIDGHAFYEALMIVKARCGNPPVYVTENGGAFVDVVGPDGRVDDQDRIAYYRDYLAGVQRAISEGADVRGFMPWSLLDNFEWARGYSKRFGLVHVDYQTQKRTPKASFDFMRKVIATNALPGV, from the coding sequence ATGACGATTCGTTTTCCCGAAGGCTTTCTGTGGGGGGTCTCGACTTCCAGCTACCAGATCGAAGGAGGCGCCCCGGACGACGGGCGGGGACGGAGTATCTGGGACACCTACTGCGCGAACCCCGGCAAGGTCGCCAACGGTGACACCGGAGAGGTGGCCTGCGACCACTATCACCGCTACGCCGAGGACCTCGACCTGATGCGCGACCTGGGCGCGAAGGTCTACCGCTTCTCCATCATGTGGCCGCGGGTGATTCCAGAGGGCGTCGGTGCCATCAATACCAAGGGACTCGATTTCTACGACCGCATTGTCGACAGCCTGCTCGAGCGCGGTATGCGCGCCTGGCCGTGCCTGTATCACTGGGATTTGCCGCAGGCGCTGCAGGACCGGGGTGGCTGGACGAATCGAGACATCGCCAGTTGGTTCGCGGAGTACGCGGCCCTCATGGCCCGGCGGCTCGGCGACCGTGTCGAGAACTGGGTGACCTTCAACGAGCCGAGCGTCTCGGCCTGGGTCGGTCATGAGGAGGGGCGCCATGCACCAGGGCTGACCGATCCACGCGCCGCCGTTCGCGCCGCGCACCATCTCAACCTGGCGCATGGGCGGGCCGTCGCGGTGCTACGGGACCTGGCACCCCGCACCGGCGTCGGTGTGGTGCTCCCGATCCACAAGGCCCGGCCACTGCCGCAGTTCAAGGAGCGCGATGGCCACCTGCCGGCACTCTTCGAGGACAAGTGGAACGGCGCCTTCCTCGATCCCATCTATCACGGCCGCTACCCCGCCTCGGTCGCGGAGCGGTTCGCCGAGCACGTGCGCGACGGAGACCTCGCGGAGATCCACCGGCCGATCGATTTCCTGGGCGTCAACCACTACTTCCCGAGCTACGTCAGAACCGCGACGCAGGGCGCCTGGCCGTTCGAGCACTCGGATCCGCCGTTCTTCTTCCGCCGGACCGAGATGAACTGGGCCATCGACGGCCATGCCTTCTATGAGGCGCTCATGATCGTCAAGGCTCGCTGTGGCAACCCGCCCGTCTACGTGACCGAGAACGGCGGTGCATTCGTCGACGTGGTCGGGCCGGATGGCCGGGTTGACGATCAAGACCGCATCGCTTATTACCGCGACTATCTCGCTGGAGTGCAGCGCGCGATTTCGGAGGGGGCGGACGTCCGTGGATTCATGCCCTGGTCTCTGCTCGACAACTTCGAATGGGCGCGCGGCTACAGCAAGCGCTTCGGTCTCGTTCATGTGGACTACCAGACACAGAAGCGGACGCCGAAGGCTTCCTTCGACTTCATGCGGAAAGTGATTGCCACCAACGCTTTGCCAGGCGTCTGA
- a CDS encoding lytic polysaccharide monooxygenase gives MSPSTRKTLATCLAVPSLLSAGMALAHGSMEVPISRVYNCYKEGPENPQSAACKAAIQAHGTQAFYDWNGVRQGNANGQHRALIPDGKLCSAANESHKALDLARTDWKATQIAPNASGNFEFVFHATAVHATNYFQLYVTRPGYNPALPLKWSDLEATPFCTVRSATAVNNRYRLTCPFPQGRTGSHVIYAIWQRSDSPEAFYACVDVKLGTAAAALASSWKELGQVQARTDLPAGSTVTFRLFDSAGRDAETHPLVLDRAAPAADWLVRLAERVNASSTHVRLGALQPSGEIAPIGNRQGNSVYGLDSGYTFQIDIQKPAADEASSK, from the coding sequence ATGTCCCCATCGACCCGGAAGACCCTCGCGACGTGTCTCGCAGTGCCGTCCCTGTTGTCCGCCGGCATGGCCCTGGCGCATGGCTCCATGGAGGTGCCCATCAGCCGCGTCTACAACTGCTACAAGGAAGGGCCGGAGAACCCCCAGTCCGCCGCGTGCAAGGCCGCCATCCAGGCCCATGGCACGCAGGCCTTCTATGATTGGAACGGAGTGAGGCAGGGGAACGCCAATGGGCAACACCGTGCGCTCATCCCGGACGGGAAGCTGTGCAGCGCGGCCAACGAGAGCCACAAGGCCCTCGACCTGGCCCGGACGGATTGGAAGGCGACGCAGATCGCCCCCAATGCCAGCGGCAACTTCGAGTTCGTCTTCCATGCGACCGCGGTCCACGCCACCAATTACTTCCAGCTCTATGTGACCCGGCCGGGCTACAACCCCGCGCTGCCGCTGAAGTGGTCGGACCTGGAGGCGACTCCTTTCTGCACGGTGAGGAGCGCCACGGCCGTGAACAACCGCTACCGGCTGACCTGCCCCTTCCCTCAAGGGCGGACGGGTTCCCACGTCATCTATGCCATCTGGCAGCGCTCGGACAGCCCCGAGGCGTTCTACGCCTGCGTGGACGTCAAGCTCGGCACCGCGGCCGCCGCCCTGGCCTCCTCGTGGAAGGAGCTCGGCCAGGTGCAGGCCCGGACGGACCTGCCCGCCGGCAGCACGGTGACCTTCCGCCTGTTCGACAGCGCCGGCAGGGACGCGGAGACCCATCCCCTCGTGTTGGATCGCGCGGCCCCGGCGGCGGACTGGCTCGTCCGGCTCGCCGAGCGGGTGAACGCGAGCTCCACCCACGTCAGGCTCGGGGCGCTTCAGCCCTCCGGGGAGATCGCTCCCATCGGGAACCGCCAGGGCAACAGCGTCTACGGCCTGGATTCTGGATACACCTTCCAGATTGACATCCAGAAGCCAGCGGCCGACGAGGCGTCCTCCAAGTAG
- a CDS encoding LacI family DNA-binding transcriptional regulator, which yields MSTKRRKRQEGEGLNGKPAAPANLRTLAAHLGLSISTVSRALKDGPEVRPETIERVKEAAAKFGYMPNISGIHLRTGRTLKVCSILYAPEVGDYGEPGFLAQVESLSNGIETSGYNLIVLAQTAQQAPLDPIRRVYAQRLADAVVFSRTTPMDERARFCLEKGFPFVSFGRTELQTPHAFVDHDDESAVFDAVVRLARDGHRRILMLNPSGGFTYAGMRLRGYQRALVEAGLPRDESLVFHGDLSVRATRETTKQFLQRDRSITAIVCGNQMSIMGVLEALIESGMNAARDGVSVVGFGGMPFLTLSEQRIIYYYQPQRRVGAVLARHLIALLNGEPAANLQTVLPYVRIEDLRLFRTQEEFDPARILPPT from the coding sequence GTGAGCACCAAACGACGTAAGCGCCAGGAAGGCGAAGGGCTCAACGGGAAGCCTGCGGCTCCCGCGAACCTCAGGACGTTGGCGGCACATCTGGGACTGTCCATCAGCACCGTTTCGCGCGCGCTGAAGGACGGTCCCGAGGTGAGGCCGGAGACGATCGAGCGGGTGAAGGAGGCCGCCGCCAAATTCGGCTACATGCCGAACATCAGCGGCATCCACCTTCGGACCGGCCGGACCTTGAAGGTGTGCTCCATCCTCTACGCGCCCGAGGTGGGTGACTACGGAGAGCCGGGCTTCCTGGCGCAGGTCGAGAGCCTGTCCAATGGCATCGAGACCTCGGGCTACAACCTGATCGTCCTGGCGCAGACCGCCCAGCAGGCGCCGCTGGATCCGATCCGCAGGGTGTACGCGCAACGGCTCGCCGACGCCGTCGTCTTCTCCCGCACCACCCCCATGGACGAACGGGCCAGGTTCTGCCTGGAGAAGGGGTTTCCGTTCGTGAGTTTCGGGCGGACCGAGCTGCAGACACCGCACGCCTTCGTCGACCATGACGACGAGAGCGCTGTCTTCGACGCGGTCGTGCGCCTGGCCCGCGACGGGCATCGGCGGATCCTGATGCTCAACCCGTCCGGGGGGTTCACCTACGCCGGCATGAGGTTGCGCGGCTATCAACGGGCCCTGGTCGAAGCGGGACTGCCCAGGGACGAGTCCCTGGTGTTCCACGGCGACCTGTCGGTCCGGGCCACCCGCGAGACCACGAAACAGTTCCTGCAGCGGGATCGCTCGATCACCGCGATCGTCTGTGGAAACCAGATGTCCATCATGGGCGTGCTGGAGGCGTTGATCGAAAGCGGGATGAACGCCGCCAGGGACGGGGTGAGCGTCGTCGGCTTCGGCGGCATGCCGTTCCTCACGCTCTCCGAACAGCGCATCATCTACTACTACCAGCCGCAGCGGCGCGTCGGTGCCGTACTGGCCAGGCATTTGATCGCGCTCTTGAACGGCGAGCCCGCGGCGAACCTGCAGACGGTTCTGCCCTATGTGCGGATCGAGGATCTGCGGCTGTTCCGCACACAGGAAGAATTCGATCCCGCCCGAATACTACCGCCGACTTGA